The genomic stretch ATCTAAATCAAAATTTGAATTAATTTTTTTTTCACAAGTAAGAGTATTTGGTAAGAGATTTAGTAAAGCTTTTAGTGTTAAAGATTTTCCACTTCCACTTTGTCCAATTAATGCAGTTGAATCACTTATATTAAAAGAGATATCAAGCAAGGTTTTATCTTGACTTTTTATCTCTAATTTATTTATATCAATATTTAACATATAAATTAACTTTTTATTAAAGTTTCATCCATTTCTTCTGGAATAGCTAAATTCATTAATTTTAATACAGTGGGTGCTATATTATTTAAACTTCCTGTTTTAACTTCTTTAACTTTTGGTGACATTATAAAGCAGTAAACATCTCCTACTGTATGATTTGTTAAAGTATTACCATTTTCATCTCGCATTCTTTCACAATTACCATGGTCTGATGTTAAAATAAGATTATAATCTAGTTCTTTAACTTTTTCTATAATTAGTCCAAGCTCATAATCAACAGCTTCAACAGCTTTTTTACTTGCTTCAAAATCTCCTGTATGACCAACCATATCACCATTTGCAAAATTTACTACAATAAAATCAGTGTTATTATTCATCGCATCTATAACATTTTTCCCAACTTGTGGTGCACTCATTTCTGGTTGTAAATCATAAGTAGCAACATTTGGTGATGGTGTTAAAACTCTTGTTTCATTTAAAAATGGTTCTTCAAGTCCACCATTAAAAAAGAAAGTTACATGTGCATATTTTTCTGTTTCAGCTGTATGAAGTTGATTTAATCCAGCATTTGAAATTACTTCAGCAAGTGTATTTTTTGGTGTTTCTTTTGGAAATAATACAGGTACAGGAATATTCTTATCATATTGAGTCATTGTTGCAATATGTAAGTTTTCAGAAAATTTTGGAAAATGTGAAAAGTTTTTATCTGCAAACACTGAAGATATTTCTCTCATTCTATCTGATCTAAAGTTACAAAAGATTATTGAATCATCTTTTTTCAATCCTTCATAACCTTCAAAAGCTGTAGGAATAATAAATTCATCATAAACATCTTCTTTATAAGAATTTTCTACAAATTCAGTAGGAGATAATGAAGTTTTTGGAAATGCTAAAGCAATTGCATCATGTCCTTTTTGAATTCTATCCCATCTATTGTCTCTATCCATTGTATAATAACGTCCAGCAATTGTAGCTATTTTAATATCTTCATCGCAAATATCAATAATTTGTTTGATATATTTGTTAGCAGAATCGGGGGCTACATCTCTACCATCAGTAATCATATGAATAAAAACTTTTTTATTTTCTTTCTTAGCAATTTGTGCCATTGCTATTAAATGATTAATATGAGAATGAACTCCACCATCACTTAATAAAGCAAGAAGATGAATATTTTTTGACGAATTTAAACAATCTTTAAATACTTGGTTATCTTTTAAAGTATTTTCTTCTATAGCTATATTTATTTTTACTAAATCTTGATACAAGATTCTTCCTGAACCAATAGTCATATGTCCAACTTCAGAATTACCCATTTGGCCATCAGGTAAACCTACATATTTACCATATGTATGAATTAGCGAATATGGAGTATTTTTAAATAAATTATCATATGTAGGAGTATTAGCTTGCAAAAATGCATTATAGTCTGATGATTTGTTGTATCCAATCCCATCTGTAATTACAAGAATAGTTTTGTTTGTCATTGTTTAAACCTTTTAAAAAGTATAATATAATATAATCGCTGATTATATCAAAATGAAGGTTTGAGTTTGTTTTACTGGTTTTATAGGCATCTAGAGATTAATATTTTCCAATACATTTCAGTTAGAGCTGGAATAAGTTTTATAATTGCATTTTTTTTAACAATGTTTTTATTACCAAAGTTTATAAAATGGGCTAAATCAAAGAATGCATCCCAGCCTATATATGAACATGCACCTTTAGGTCACCAAGAAAAAGCAGGCACTCCTACTATGGGAGGAATGGTTTTTATTCTTGCAACAATAATAGCTACCTTGCTAACGGCAAAGTTAAATAATTTTTATATTATAGGTGGATTAACAACAATTGCTCTATTTTCATTAATAGGGATGCAAGATGATTATTCAAAAATAACTAAGAATAAGAACTCAGCTGGTCTAAGTGCTAGAGCTAAATTAGTATTACAATTTTTATGTGCAGGTATTGTCGGTTTCATTCTATATTATTTTGCACATACAACAACCTTGCATATACCTTTTTATAAATTACCACTATTTGATATGGGAGTATATGCTATTTTATTTTGGATGGTAGTAATGGTATCAGCATCAAATGCAGTTAATCTAACTGATGGTTTAGATGGGTTAGCGACA from Poseidonibacter antarcticus encodes the following:
- the gpmI gene encoding 2,3-bisphosphoglycerate-independent phosphoglycerate mutase, producing MTNKTILVITDGIGYNKSSDYNAFLQANTPTYDNLFKNTPYSLIHTYGKYVGLPDGQMGNSEVGHMTIGSGRILYQDLVKINIAIEENTLKDNQVFKDCLNSSKNIHLLALLSDGGVHSHINHLIAMAQIAKKENKKVFIHMITDGRDVAPDSANKYIKQIIDICDEDIKIATIAGRYYTMDRDNRWDRIQKGHDAIALAFPKTSLSPTEFVENSYKEDVYDEFIIPTAFEGYEGLKKDDSIIFCNFRSDRMREISSVFADKNFSHFPKFSENLHIATMTQYDKNIPVPVLFPKETPKNTLAEVISNAGLNQLHTAETEKYAHVTFFFNGGLEEPFLNETRVLTPSPNVATYDLQPEMSAPQVGKNVIDAMNNNTDFIVVNFANGDMVGHTGDFEASKKAVEAVDYELGLIIEKVKELDYNLILTSDHGNCERMRDENGNTLTNHTVGDVYCFIMSPKVKEVKTGSLNNIAPTVLKLMNLAIPEEMDETLIKS
- the mraY gene encoding phospho-N-acetylmuramoyl-pentapeptide-transferase is translated as MFYWFYRHLEINIFQYISVRAGISFIIAFFLTMFLLPKFIKWAKSKNASQPIYEHAPLGHQEKAGTPTMGGMVFILATIIATLLTAKLNNFYIIGGLTTIALFSLIGMQDDYSKITKNKNSAGLSARAKLVLQFLCAGIVGFILYYFAHTTTLHIPFYKLPLFDMGVYAILFWMVVMVSASNAVNLTDGLDGLATVPSIMAFFTLSVLVYITGHAILSSYLLLPNIKLAGELAIVGAGLSGSLIAFLWFNSHPAEVFMGDSGSLPIGAFMGYMAIVAKSEVLLVIIGFIFVLETLSVILQVGSYKLRQKRIFLMAPIHHHFEQKGWKENKIIVRFWIIAFMTNLLALMSLKIR